ttgcttaggagttgcagcttcggtggctagcaggtagtaactcgcttacatatttaatttaacaaatatatacacaatttaaaaagtaaaagttttgttatatatttatattgaaacttctacatataaaatctaatgttatctcccgtgtccaCGTGACGTTACGCGACGGCTGTTGAAGCGTTAGGACGTCACATATGCAGCGTGCCGATTTCTTGTTTGTAGTCATGTTAATTACGAagatttacaagctgataaatcacaAAGTACATGTCAGGCGCggttgaaacacacatcattagttttcatttaaattgcagtacaacacttgtgtgatccagggcgcaaagcaaagcggattagaaaatagcgtttttagcgtcgttgacttgcattcatttttttctttcttcaagggacccatgagccgaccggaaagggagacttagggtgtttctcaatgccaaggaaccttgccttgatgtcttggccccaccccagttgcctaggagatatgtcatcaggatccGCCAAGACGTGTTTAGAACATGAATCTTGGTTGGTtcgtgttctaccgaggcgtgtgttctctgtttgctagctgtttagctagctgagcgaggatacacgagaGGTGTTTTGTAgcttagccttggtcaaaaattacccagaatacactgcggtattttcaaaagggtggtggatcagaagccggcagctacttcagctgcaaatttcaagtttaaaagtaagtcaactaatgtaaaatgttttttagatccaaagaagttatcttttgttggttagttgcttagtagttgcagctttggtggctagcgagtagtaactcgcttatatttttaatttaataaatatatacacaattgaaaaagtaaaagtctcattatatatttatattgaaacttatacgtataaaatataactttgTCTCCCGTGCCACGAGATCGCCGTGGAAGTcgcagtcacgtgatgtaagtctgttccattaagcccttttctttgaccaaggacagtgtcctcgtaagcaaggcgcctggcctcgcaggaCATCGCCtttcaaggccaggcgccttgacattgagaaacacccttaggctCCCTACAACAAGGTAGCAGGAAGATGGTGGCATTTATCCTAAATGTTGTTGCtgtgttgttttctgttctgcttacCTCTGCTACAGGTAATAATATACTTCTATTTGCTACTTGAGCAACTGCAAATCTGCacgtaacttttattttgaaaagttccagatgtttttacactgcttttgtgtttgacttcctgtctgatccAACCTAAACTTCTGAGCTTGACGTGTTCTGGAAGCGTAGTGCGctacaaataaacttgaatggTAAATTTAGCGGGATGACGTGTCCGTACGCTTCTGGAAAGTGTCCAAAAAGCGATACCTCCTGGCCGGCGGAAACACACTCATCCACTATGATGGAAGCTAATTGCTGCGTTCTACGCTTTGTGGATGTTACGCAATGCTTACTGGGCCTTACCACCAGATGTGTAAACATCACATAACATCCACGTAAAATATAGTATGTAGTATGTACCTGCCATGAAGCGTTACTACTCTTCTAGAACACCGCAGTTCatatcaggccagacaggaagttaaacacaaaagcagtgccagcagaacctttcaaaataaaagtcccgtgcagatttccagttgcttaactagtaaaaaaaaaatgtacgccatttcctgtgaaacctctgTAGCCGAGGTAAACAGAATTGAGcacaaaccacagaccttttttggAAACACGCTTCCATCTTTCTCCTAGCTTGTTGTCACGGGAACACACAAAATCACGCCTGGTTttgcaattctcccgtgacttTGCTGCTGTTTTGCATGTGAAATTGCACGGGACACGCTCCTGGTGGGAAGAGAGCTCGTGGGTAATTTGTGTCTATTACATAACGTCACTCGTGCATCCAGTGGACGGGCTGGGTTACTCGTCTGGTGGAAGAGCTTGGTAACTGTTGGACTGATCTGTTTAAGAGTTTGTCTTTTAGCTCAGTGAGGAAACGAGTGGTCAGAGGCCCTTAAAGTCCAATACTGAATAAAAAATATTTACGTTAATCTGAACATTCGGTCACTTTTTCACTAATGATGATATTCAGAAGTCAAATGCTGTTTTCCTTTAACAGAAGGCTGATCAAGTCCACCTTTTTCCTGGTGGCTCTGTTCGGTCTGCACTACATCCTTTTTGTTTTCCTGCCTGTGGAAGTCAGCAGTTCCGTGTTTAAGATCTGGATGTTTGTGGAGCTGGCTCTCTCGTCCACACAGGTACATTTCTACATTCAGAAAACAGAAATGATGTCAGAAAAACCAACACACCCCCACCCTTTGTCTCCTCCCACCTGGAAGGGCTTTGTGGTTGCTGTCCTCTACTGTTTCGTGAACGGAGAGGTGAGGCCTGAGGATAGAAGTCTGGAACTGGATTCATTAGGGATTGATCTGATAATGTACACATTTTTAGGTGCAGCAGGAGtttaggaggaggtggaggagatggAGGCTCGTCCAGCACCTCCCCAGTCGGCGCCAGGCGCATCGCAGCTCCATCAGTCACAGCGGCTCTCCCCACACCCAGGTGTCCCTGCTGCCCAGCTCTCCAGGCAGCCTGATGACCAGAGCGCTCCCTCTGGACACTCTGGAGATGTGACCCAGAGTCTGATAGGAGTGTCTgaataaaataacacattttgaTATTCCATCAAATTATGTAATTTTTTTTCGTTGTATTTCCGTGTATTTCTACGTGTTTTACATCATTAGTATCCTTTTGACTCCTTAGCTCCCCCCAGTGGACACTAGTAGGATCTAACCGTATTAAATTATTTtcttgtttaactttgaaattcaaatatttatttttctttccttAAATGAACAAAAgggtttgtaaattaacaaatatTTTAAGTAATAGTTGACTGTTAGTCTTGTATTTTCATGCATTTATTTACATACAATTGGTTTATtgtttttaaacaatttaatataagaaaataaaaaaaattgtttttcactttttatgttttggttcttttattttttataaaaagatggAAAATTCTTAAGATATTTCTGGCGAAAAAGTGTGGCAAATGCCTCATTATTCCATGGTGCCATGCTCATTTAAATTGGATGTGTCCTGTCAGGAATctctcacgtgtctgagcagaacctccctgaaccgtctacaggtggttcagaacgcctgtgctcggcttctgaccaagtcctccaaacacacccacatcaccccgcttctcctccagcttcactggctgccagtcaccttcagggttcatttcaagatcctggttctggtctacagggccttacatggacaagcaccatcttacattggtgatcttctcagtccctgcaggcgcatcactaaatgaaaccagTCAGCAGTGTTCAcgcactaaaacatgcaggaaatgtgctggaagcagactgcagaacCAGGAATTTCAGCTAAatgttttctaagtccaacaggagGCAAACTGCcaactctaaagttgcaagtgcgattttCTGGCCACAGAGAGCAGTAGGAGTCTGAGTTacgtttcattaaccttgtagAGGACCGTTTTAAACATACTTGCTCAAGAAAAGTATGTAATAATAGGAAAAGTTGCATAGTCTGCCTTTAATATGTGCTCAGCACCCTGATGTCTTCCATAACTGAGCcactgtgggcgacggtggcacgggagttaagtgctcaccccgtaatcggaaggttgcaggttcgagccccgttcagtctgtcgctgtgtccttgggcaaggcacttaacccacgttgcctgctggtggtggtcggagggaccggtggcgccagtgctcggcagcctcgcctctgtcagtgcaccccagggcagctgtggctacatcgtagctcatccccaccagtgtgtgaatgactggttgtgttgtaaagcgccttggggggttccaggactctagaaggcaccatatcaaatacaggccatttaccataactgCTCCAAGAGGATTCAGTGTTCAGATCTATTTTTCCAGTGTACATTTGCATGAGCAGATGCAGAAACTGTGCAAAGAACATAAAACGGACCGTGTCTGACCCATGCGCTCTACACCATCTGTCCTCCAGACAGAAGACTGCATATCCTCAAAGGCCAGATAACAAGGTCTCGTGTTTTATGCCCGATCGGCACATTTTGTTCTGTTAGTTTGATGATAATAAATGTCACTGAACTTGACAACAAAAGGTTTTAAATGATTGTATTTAAAATATTGTTACGGTATTTTGTTTTGATTCTTAGTGAAAAGTCAAATTTTCCCAGATGGAATTAATAACCGTtacttttttaaaaataataataaaaaaaagaagtttAACGTTACAAtaagtgtttattttttacagtgttcCAGTTGACCAGCTCAGGGTTTGTCTAACAATTTCTAACAAGCTTTCTTCCGGAAACAAAAGGaaacatttctaaaaaaaaaaacaacaacaaaaactctaGATTCCATATTTTTCTTTCAGCTTCTCCGCTACATCAACATAAGCCGCCATCGCTTGTTCCTTAGTCAGACCTGTCGAAGAGAAACGAGAGAAACTGACTCAGTCCGATATTTGATTTGAATTTAACAACCTTACTTTAACTAAATCCTACCTTTCTTAGCATTCCATGCATCCCATTTGGCCTTGGCTGTGAACTCAAACATGCCTGGACGCTCTGTGGGAATGAATGGAAACATCAGTGACAGGGTTCTGCAGGAACAACGAGACTTCTGTGTTTGCTCAGAAACAAGCGATCGGACCACACGGGAGCATTGTTACCATCTCAAGTCAGGAGTGTGAGATCAGTAACAAGTCCATGCACGGGAGTTCCAACTAATTCCTGAAGAACCAGTCACTACAGCCTAAAACCAGAGTTAACCTTTGCACTCTGACATGAAATCTGACCAGTCAGGCCTCTTTTGTTACTCAGCTCCACCCGTTGCTTAATTTAGAAAATCCCAACACAAAACTGTCAGTTTATCCTGTTATTTTAGAGTTACTGACCTGTGCTAATGTCACCGACCGTGGCTTGCTTGTATAAGCCGTACAGAGCAGCCACTTCTCCTTGATCTGGTTTTTGTTTCAGGACTTTCACCTCCTCAGCTGCTTTCTCAAAGGCatcctgatttttttttaaagggaAACAAGTTGAGTCACCTCCTCTCACAAGCGAACCTTTGCACAGTTTCAACATTTTGTCTAAGCACATGTGCGAACACCTCCATAAAAGCTGCATCGGACTCTTGTCTAAACACCTTAAATAACTAATGAAACATGAAACAACACTGTAAAACCGAAAAGCTTGGATTAAACAGCTTAAACTTACAGTCATGGCTGCAGATGTAGGAAgtttttgctgctgctgctgctgctgctgttgaacTCACCCTCTTCAGCTCAACTAGTCACACAAAGTGGGAGGAGCTTAAACCAGAACAGGAAACAGGTTAGGCCagaaaaaacatttcaaaatcAAAGAGCACCTGAGTAAATACAGACTAAACCGGTTCTACGTGAAAAAGCAATAGAATCATGAATTAAAggggcagtatgtaagaatatattgagaattttacagtgagagaatcccaaaagagtctgatgtttcagtcattttggaaggacggTTAAACTGAAACATATTTTATATCTAGCTGGCtaaggggattgtcagtttttctcctttcaaaacaagggCCAGCATTGCAGCCACCATAATTGTAGTTTGACGACAGCCAAGAGAAAGCTCCAGAGTTTTTTcacgtggttgcagtaaccagatcttaccacaggatgtcacttttacttcatttctacatattgcacctttaactgtGATTAAACACAATATTTAGGAAGAAGAGTTCAGCATTACCAGAACTAGAAGAAATGGGGAGTCTAAGCCACGCTCGTTAATTTCCAATCCATGGGTTCACTACCCTAtgggcccagtcccaatactcggACTGCGCTCTACggccttctgtgaagtgcacttggaggaagtgcgctgTAAGActgcgagtgcgtagtacacaagtgtgcaaataattgctgaactgtgacagggagcattgtgtcatcgacTGCGATGCATGCCAGTATGCTGGTCACTGTgatacattttaaaaaacattttattaacaactttcaaacaaaaacaaaacaaacaattatttgacaaaatgtacattcattgctgtccacatgaaagctttgtctaaaacattaggAGCATCAATTAATCAACCCTAAAATGAATAACATTTGAAAATGCATAttgtcagaaaaggcacttgagcctttgctcctggagcaatggattgtgggtaataccctccgCCGAAGTCCACATCAATGCAGACTTGGGTCAAGTGTACATCAAGAGTGCAAAAGCgacgtggtcaacttccgcacttgagaatcgggacaccctacgccaaGGGTCTCCAACCTTTCTTGGCCTGTGAGCTATTTTTCCACAAGTACAGAAGAGCTACTACCATATGATTCATTCACTTTAATACTTTCTGTGTGTGAATATGCTTACTATGTTGAAAAAATGCTATACTTACTATTTTAACATGCAAAAAAATAGTGACAATCTGAAAATCaaacaaaattaaacattttgTTTATTCACTAATTAGATACTTTCAGATAATTAACAGCCCCTCCTGCTGTCCCTGTCACTACCAACCCAGCCGTCGTTGTGGGTGACACAGGCCTGAACAGTATCGCACCATCCCAACCCACCGCTCTTGTTTTCCCCAAGCGCCATTTTGGGAAGAACATGTGCTCATTTTGCCCTGCCTGGTATCGTGAGAGACCGTGGCTGGAATATTCAGTAAAGCTGGATGCGTGCTTTTGTTTCCCATGTCGCAAGTTTGGGGGGAAGAACAATGATAGGGATTTGGTTTTcacaaaacaaggatttaataactggaaaacagcactggaaaaggacaagggattcacaaagcatgcatcaagtcaatgccacataaaaaaggaaaaagcCTGGTCTGAAATGTCCCAGAGTGGCCACAGGGGAAGCAATAGgtaatttaccgtaaatcctctaatattagcctgtatttaatcaactgccgggtatcatattttggccggtgtcggagtcggcggaggtgaataatggccggttttttattgtggccgggtggaatgtggtaacaagcaagtacggggggcggttgtgtcatcgtctcacttttgatttgccagtgatagaccgcgagggtaaccttaaccgtgcggagacgaagaggaggcgaaaatttgatatcaagttcaaagagaacgtgctgattatgctgcagaacactctggggagcagtaggggttgtatgaactagtcactagtcgacttcaccgctctatagtgactttttatgcctgtcatcgactggtcgctgtcatgtgataatgaccggcaagatgcagtcctcggaaaagacagcagcctgctgtcagcaggtgacaagctcctgcgcgtcaggaggcaacgtgctgtgccagagcgtcggtaccaaCACCCGCcacaaaacggacatttaaccaaattgtgacgtttaccctcttgcaatttaaccttcccctcacccccatcctaaccttaaccagcttgcgcatgcaaagctctgactgttgacgcgctccagacatctgcgtcctgagcacggccacagtaacgttatcaaatcaggtgttgccacctcaaaaactaatttaacacgctgtAATATCCTCAAGCAGACACAGTGACATCCAGAGAGTAGGGTCTTGGTTGAACCGTTTATTCTCATCACACCGAAGCACCACAGCTTACGTTACACACACATGAATGAAGTGCCCCGGACCTAGCTAAACAGTACTACCAGAATGGAGCACTGGCTCTCCCTAGAGGCGTCATGAAGTAGTTTCCTACCTCAACTACTACACCCCCCCCATCCagacaaaaacaaagatgaaaaataaCACCATTTCCCATAAGCTAAAACCCACACCCCGAAAAACCACCACAAACCGTAACAACCCTGTAACCATGCGAGTATTATTATGGGtagcattttttttttatatatagtaGACCTTATATAACATACAGCAAGAACAAACAACAGTTTCACATGACACTCCCACTTAACTAACTAGGGAATTCGGGTAGACCACCTCATCCCGGCGAGCTTCCAGGGCGCATTCTTGCCCTTGCCGTGGAGCTCACCACTAACTAAGAATAGTCACTCAAATACGCAGGAGGCCTCCTGCTTCTCTGCGATCTCCTCACTTCCGGTTGTCCCCCTGCCGGCACCGCCTCTACCCTCTCCGGCCACAATGCTGTTGTCAATGGATCGTCCGAGTCCACTTGGCTGGTTGATTCCGTTGCGGCTGTGCTGTTTTCATTCAGGACAGGAGACAACACCGGAACATGTTCTGTTATTTCCGATAGGGGCGACCTGTGACGCACCTGATCGATATGTCTTCTCACCACATTCCCATTTCCTAGTGCGACTTTGCATGAGACAGGACCCGTCATCGCAGCAACAGCCCCCGGAACCCAGCATGGACCCGAACCAAAGTTCCGAGTGTAGACCAAATCTCCTTCATCCAGCATCCTGTCCCTGGCATGCATGTCATGATAATACTTTTGCTTCCCTTGTTTACCAATCAGTCTGCCTTTGAAATCGGGGTGTATGAGATCCAAAGTTGATCTTAGTTTCCTTCCGCATAGAAGTTCAGCTGGTGACTTGCCTGTTGTTGACTGAGGAGTAATGCGATAACAAAACAGAGCTCGGGCCATTTTAGTCTCCACTGACCCCCCTGTGCTTTTTTTCATCAATGACTTAAAAGTCTGAACGGCGCGCTCTGCCAACCCATTCGAAGAAGCATGGTATGGGGCTGTGGTGATGTGGCGAATCCCATTTTTTTGTGTGAATTCCTGGAACTcttcgtcttcgtcgtcttcgtcttcctccgcttatccgggtccgggtcgcgggggcagcatcccaattagggagcgccaggccatcctctccccggccttgtccaccagctcctccggcaggaccccaaggcgttcccggaccagattggagatgtaacctctccaacgtgtcctgggtcgacccgggggccttctgccggcaggacatgcccgaaaaacctccccggggaggcgtccaggaggcatcctggccagatgcccaaaccacctcaactggctcctttcgatccggaggagcagcggttctactccgagtccctcccgaatgtccgagctcctcaccctatctctaaggctgagcccggccaccctacggaggaaactcatttcggccgcttgtatccgcgatctcgttctttcggtcattacccaaagctcatgaccaaaggtgaggattgggacgtagatcgaccggtaaatcgagagcctggctttctggctcagctccctcttccccacgacagatcggctcagcgtccgcatcactgcagacgccgaaccaatccgcctgtcgatctcccgatccctcctaccttcactcgtgaacaagaccccgagatacttaaactcctccacttgaggtaggacctctcccccgacccggaggtggcaagccacccttttccggtcgagaaccatggtctcagatttggaggtgctgatcctcatcccagccgcttcacattcggccgcgaacctacccagcaagagctgaaggtcagagctggatgaagctaggaggaccacatcatccgcaaaaagcagagacgagattctcctgccaccaaactcgacacactccacaccacggctgcgtctagaaattctgtccataaaagtgatgaacagaaccggtgacaaagggcagccctggcggagtccaaccctcactgggaacaggtccgacttactaccggctatgcggaccaaactcacgctcctctggtaaagggactgaatggcccttaacagaaagccacccaccccatactcctggagcgtcccccacagggtgcccctggggacacggtcataagccttctccaaatccacaaagcacatgtggattggttgggcaaattcccatgccccctccatcacccttgcaagggtatagagctggtccacagttccacggccaggaggaaaaccacattgctcctcctctatctgagattcaactatcgatcggaccctcctctccagtaccttggcgtagacctttccagggaggctgaggagtgtgatccccctatagttggaacacaccctcaggtcacccttcttaaagatggggaccaccaccccggtctgccactccctaggaactgcccccgatgaccacgcaatgttgtagagacgtgtcaaccatgacagccctacaacatccatagccttgagatacccaggacgaacctcatccgcccccggggctccgccgctgtgtagttgtttgactacctcagcaacttctgcccccgagatcggacagtccatccccaggcctcccagctctggttcctcctcggaatgcgcattggtgggattgaggagctcctcaaagtattccttccaccgtccgactatagcctcagttgacgtcagcagctccccatgcccactgtaaacagtgtgagcgagttgctgccttcctctcctgaggcgccggacagtttgccagaacctctttggagccgatcgatagtctttctccatggcctcaccaaactcctcccacgcccgagattttgcctcggcaactgccactgctgcaccccgcttggctatccggtacctgtctgctgcctccggagacccacagaccagccacgccctgtaggcctccttcttcagcctgacggctccccgaacctctggtgtccaccagcgggtacgggggttgccaccacgactggcaccggccaccttacgaccacagctagcaacagccgcctcgacaatcgcagagtggaacaaggcccactcggactcaatgtcccccactgctctcgggacgtggtcaaagctctgccggaggtgggagttgaagaccgtcttgacaggttcttctgccaggcgttcccagcagaccctcactatgcgtttgggtctgccaggtctacgcggcatgttcccttgccatctgatccaactcaccaccaggtggtgatcagttgacagctccgcccctctcttcactcgggtgtccaaaacatacggccgcaggtcagatgatacgactacaaaatctatcatcgacctgtgacctaggctgccctggtaccaagtgtaccggtgggcatccttatgttcgaacatggtgttcgttatggccaaactgcggcttgcacagaagtccaataacaaaacaccgctcgagttcagattaggtgggccgttcctcccaatcacacccctccaggtcaagctgtcattgcccacgtgagcattgaagtcccccagcaggacaatggagtcccctgatggagcactatctagcactcatcccagggactccaaaaagggtgggtactctgaactgatatttggcccataagcacaaacaacagtcaggacccgttccccgacccgaaggcgcaaggaagctaccctcttgtcccccggtgtaaaccccaacatacaggcagagagtctcggggctaacaaaaagccaaccccagccctccgcctctcacccggagcaactccagcaaagtagagtgtccaacccctctccaggtctcgggttccagagccaatgcaatgtgtcgaggtgagtccgactatatctagccggtaccgctcaacctctgccacaagctccggctccttccccgccagcgaggtgacgttccatgtcccaaaaactagttttct
This sequence is a window from Nothobranchius furzeri strain GRZ-AD chromosome 14, NfurGRZ-RIMD1, whole genome shotgun sequence. Protein-coding genes within it:
- the LOC107374258 gene encoding acyl-CoA-binding protein, with protein sequence MTDAFEKAAEEVKVLKQKPDQGEVAALYGLYKQATVGDISTERPGMFEFTAKAKWDAWNAKKGLTKEQAMAAYVDVAEKLKEKYGI